In one Poecilia reticulata strain Guanapo linkage group LG8, Guppy_female_1.0+MT, whole genome shotgun sequence genomic region, the following are encoded:
- the svilc gene encoding supervillin isoform X2, whose protein sequence is MSKAKKSLQSFEKQINTRINQRDMDASEKLVLEPRAERIARYKAERRRELAERYGDLEELPSKWVRRDGKELSNPATSARGGDLDSDGLGERVNGRTRDVTNGVKADGPAEPNYLRSQNCQDSANVPSEDGLLVHPGPDTPQLHTLVSVGQLRSSLLQQTEGGAGQEKLGPDPGQITSSLDLAAGSEGGRRRGRRYLQGSAGGRITSERFRTQPITANEMEESTGLLDADENDKKADVKTDDRAKMSVAAKMSLFKELEKSAASDSSGLLKPRSASSLHERRTRRNKDLRFLTQPITCEEVVSMSAPPAAVVPSGQSESVEVGDESCRMSMREKLALFNRLSGPGKNGSGPADGPPERRKQKGARYRTQPITVDEVSLLQKGPIQFPAFSLYPNLNDRQQASSVNLKPSEVPLTQPKSELLEPEPTQRGLQDHNSEPCLKGILKKSRPDDSEGSGTDGPELPPLNQQNGEDCTDLEMFGRTEGPEKPEPHRDTSVRVAPWRQRARDRRETPTQLPSDLDSQITSSVGNSSDAGTQGEEQSVGRLEEEDKPKQKAFVSVGNCSPNPQETAESLRGKEKSESPVLETPQCWDPVFASVFAINTPQYIMCFNQTDMCFEAQEVSSPTKSLIQPQWRQKSKEAEPELQMEEAEERKTEQQSNKQEAEMNIERRSPAETDSCEISNRNMDPSDASKETVLHIDPPHEETPADGLKISDGGFCGSLPPPPAGGPTPCGDVAATETDQDLTILCQSSTPILSSAVTEHRRAVRPSRRTQGSRNPLRALAAREDIRQDYMGERDNSAAEERGQAEKNCKNSSSPDSHPVTSSEREMSKSFPPFSNLMLIHIKGKRQVQVRVVEPSVRSLNSGDCFLLVDPDHCILWSGEFANKEERAKALELAAFIQSQRELGCLASQVVHLQEGLNSDGPEAADFWSLLGGRKQYRGAGAPEEDELFEQGVVESNCVYSLMEDRLVPHEQAWASIPSTALLDSSEVLVFDFGSEVYLWHGRDVSPSRRSVALQLTHQVWVGEYDYSNCRVNPLDPTQCNPSVQPRGEGRPSWALLAVVTENNETALFREKFLSPMCGSDDTAEVASEGNAMQSLPVEPPSSDFLTPCDIKALASGGLLEGDASVRTVLSGVDVHRGRGVITLEKGHAMELRTVSVDTWHVQEFDDSEIQVESTGQLHEGDSYVIRWTYSITAFDNRNSQDECGNVSKPQENTAFFLWRGRHSSVSGRDTAAFLSIGMNNQEDSQLVVPQGKEPPCFLQLFQGGLVIHKGKQEEPASTADWRLFCVRGELPEEALLLEGDCCCSSLRSRGSVVLLNSQQGVLYLWTGCKAHSSTREVSKRAVERLTEMSLSELGLCRSNPVTVHFVEEGSEPSDFWAALGQMDRKAYDCMLQDPGKYNFTPRLFHLSASSGRFEAEELRSPIRLPGVVMAMPFVQESLYSVPQPALFLLDNRLEVYLWQRGQPEQTESSAAAWSLWHSERKCAMQTTLQYCKEINPRRPPQAYLIFEGSEPLTFTNVFPRWERNHGPLTQRDSGEVKLTLVQDALAQLMKAQYPVEELLRSPLPAGVDPQHLEVYLSDQDFQAVLEMKRDEYASLPSWKQTDLKKSKGLFY, encoded by the exons Atgagcaaagcaaaaaaaagtcttcag TCATTTGAGAAACAGATAAACACCAGAATCAATCAGAGGGACATGGATGCATCAGAGAAGCTGGTTCTGGAGCCCAGAGCAGAGCGGATCGCCCGCTACAAGGCCGAGAGGAGGCGAGAGCTGGCCGAACGCTACGGAGACTTGGAGGAGCTTCCATCCAAGTGGGTGAGACGGGATGGAAAGGAGCTGAGCAACCCAGCGACCTCAGCACGTGGCGGGGACTTAGACTCAGACGGCCTCGGTGAAAGAGTGAACGGCAGAACCCGAGACGTTACAAATGGAGTCAAGGCCGACGGTCCTGCAGAGCCGAACTACCTGAGAAG CCAGAATTGCCAAGATTCTGCCAACGTCCCAAGTGAGGACGGGCTCCTTGTCCATCCAGGACCCGATACCCCGCAGCTCCACACTCTGGTGTCGGTGGGCCAGTTGAGGAGTTCCCTCCTCCAGCAGACAGAGGGCGGCGCAGGCCAGGAGAAACT TGGCCCCGATCCTGGCCAAATCACATCCTCTCTGGACCTGGCGGCTGGTTCTGAGGGAGGCCGGCGACGGGGCAGGCGCTACCTTCAGGGGTCAGCAGGGGGTCGCATAACCAGCGAGCGCTTCAGGacacagccaatcacagccaaCGAGATGGAGGAGAGCACCGG GCTCTTGGATGCAgatgaaaatgacaagaaaG CGGATGTGAAAACAGACGACAGAGCCAAAATGAGCGTGGCTGCCAAGATGTCTCTGTTTAAA GAACTGGAGAAGTCAGCTGCCTCCGACTCCTCAGGTCTGTTGAAGCCTCGCTCAGCCAGCAGCTTACATGAGCGGAGGACCCGACGTAACAAAGACCTCCGCTTTCTCACTCAGCCAATCACCTGCGAGGAAGTGGTTTCAATGAG tgctcctcctgcagcagtgGTCCCGTCTGGACAGTCTGAGTCAGTGGAGGTCGGAGATGAGAGCTGCAGGATGAGCATGAGGGAGAAGCTGGCCCTGTTCAACAGGCTGTCCGGACCTGGAAAGAACGGTTCCGGTCCCGCCGACGGACCACCAGAGAGGCGGAAACAGAAAGGAGCCCGGTACCGCACCCAGCCCATCACCGTGGACGAAGTCAGTCTG CTTCAGAAAGGCCCCATTCAGTTTCCCGCCTTCAGTTTGTACCCAAATCTGAATGACAGACAGCAGGCCTCGTCTGTTAACCTGAAACCCAGCGAGGTGCCCCTCACACAACCAAAGTCCGAACttttagaaccagaaccaacgcAACGGGGCTTGCAGGATCACAACTCTGAGCCGTGCTTGAAGGGGATCCTGAAGAAGAGCCGCCCCGACGACTCTGAGGGGAGCGGGACCGACGGGCCGGAGCTGCCGCCGCTCAACCAGCAGAATGGTGAAGACTGCACAGATCTGGAGATGTTTGGGAGGACAGAAGGACCCGAGAAGCCGGAGCCACACAGAGACACATCAGTCAGAGTAGCTCCATGGAGGCAGAGAGCTCGAGACAGGAGGGAGACCCCGACACAACTCCCATCTGATCTGGATTCACAGATCACTTCCTCTGTGGGAAACAGCTCTGATGCTGG AACACAAGGTGAAGAGCAGAGTGTTGGGAGGCTTGAGGAAGAAgacaaacccaaacaaaaagCTTTCGTTTCCGTCGGAAATTGTTCACCGAATCCACAAGAAACAGCAGAATCACTGAGAGGAAAA gaGAAATCAGAAAGCCCTGTTCTTGAGACGCCTCAGTGCTGG GATCCTGTCTTTGCGTCTGTCTTTGCTATCAATACACCCCAATATATCATGTGTTTTAATCAG ACCGACATGTGCTTTGAGGCCCAGGAAGTCTCCTCTCCCACAAAGAGCCTGATCCAACCGCAGTGGAGACAGAAG AGTAAAGAAGCTGAGCCTGAGCTTCAGATGGAAGAAGCTGAAGAGAGGAAAACCGAGCAGCAGAGCAACAAGCAGGAAGCTGAGATGAACATCGAGAGAA GATCTCCTGCTGAAACGGACAGTTGTGAGATTTCCAACAGGAACATGGACCCCAGTGATGCTTCAAAAG agACCGTCCTGCACATCGACCCTCCTCATGAAGAGACGCCTGCTGATGGTTTGAAGATATCGGACGGAGGTTTCTGCGGCAGCCTGCCGCCTCCTCCAGCTGGGGGCCCCACACCATGCGGCGATGTTGCTGCTACGGAGACGGATCAGGACCTCACTATCCTCTGCCAAAGCAGCACGCCCAT ACTCAGCTCAGCGGTCACAGAGCACAGACGGGCGGTACGTCCGTCCCGTCGGACTCAGGGCTCCAGAAACCCGCTGAGGGCTCTGGCGGCCAGAGAGGACATCAGGCAGGACTACATGGGGGAAAGGGACAACAGTGCTGCAGAGGAGAGGGGCCAAGCAGAAAAAA ATTGTAAAAACTCTTCCTCACCAGATTCACATCCTGTCACATCCTCAGAGAGGGAGATGAGCAAGTCTTTCCCTCCGTTCAGCAACCTGATGCTTATTCACATCAAag GGAAGCGGCAGGTCCAGGTACGTGTGGTCGAACCCTCGGTCCGATCGCTGAACAGCGGAGACTGCTTCCTGCTCGTCGATCCCGATCATTGCATCCTGTGGAGCGGAGAGTTTGCCAACAAGGAGGAGAGAGCCAAG gctcTTGAGCTGGCCGCCTTCATCCAGAGCCAAAGGGAGCTCGGCTGTCTCGCCTCCCAGGTTGTCCACCTGCAGGAAGGGCTGAACTCTGACGGCCCTGAAGCTGCAGACTTCTGGAGTCTTCTTGGAGGAAGAAAACAGTACAGAG GTGCTGGTGCTCCAGAGGAGGATGAGCTGTTTGAACAAGGCGTAGTGGAGTCCAACTGTGTGTACAGCCTAATGGAGGACAGACTGGTGCCTCATGAACAGGCCTGGGCCTCCATCCCCAGCACCGCCCTGCTGGACTCCTCTGAG GTCCTGGTGTTTGATTTTGGCAGCGAGGTGTATCTGTGGCATGGACGCGATGTTTCACCCAGCAGGAGGAGCGTTGCTCTCCAGCTGACTCACCAGGTGTGGGTTGGAGAGTACGACTACAGCAACTGTCGAGTCAACCCACTGGATCCCACTCAGTGCAACCCCAGCGTTCAGCC GAGGGGAGAGGGCCGTCCCAGCTGGGCCCTGCTCGCCGTGGTTACCGAGAACAACGAGACGGCGCTGTTCAGGGAGAAGTTCCTGAGCCCGATGTGTGGAAGCGACGACACAGCGGAGGTCGCTTCAGAGGGGAATGCAATGCAG tcCCTCCCTGTTGAACCACCATCATCAGACTTCCTGACTCCCTGCGACATTAAAGCTCTGGCGTCCGGCGGGCTGCTGGAAGGAGACGCCTCAGTCCGGACCGTTCTGTCCGGGGTTGATGTTCATCGAGGACGGGGTGTCATCACCCTGGAGAAAGGCCATGCGATGGAGCTGAGGACCGTTTCCGTGGATACCTGGCACGTCCAGGAGTTTGACGACAGTGAAATTCAAGTGGAGAGCACGGGGCAGCTTCACGAAGGAGATTCCTACGTGATCCGCTGGACGTACAGCATCACTGCGTTTG ACAACAGGAATAGCCAGGATGAGTGTGGGAATGTTTCCAAACCACAGGAGAACACGGCGTTCTTCCTGTGGCGAGGACGGCATTCCAGTGTCAGCGGACGGGACACGGCAGCTTTTCTATCCATCGGGATGAACAACCAGGAAGACTCACAA ctgGTTGTTCCTCAGGGTAAGGAACCCCCCTGTTTCCTGCAGCTTTTCCAGGGAGGTCTGGTCATTCACAAGGGAAAGCAAGAGGAACCCGCCTCCACCGCAG ACTGGCGTCTGTTTTGCGTGCGAGGGGAGCTCCCAGAGGAGGCCTTACTGCTGGAGGGGGATTGCTGCTGTTCCAGCCTGAGGTCGAGGGGCTCCGTCGTCCTGCTGAACAGCCAGCAGGGGGTGCTGTATCTCTGGACCGGCTGTAAAGCCCACAGCAGCACCCGAGAAGTTAGTAAGAGGGCAGTGGAGCGTCTCACTGAAAT GAGTCTGTCAGAACTGGGCCTCTGCAGAAGCAACCCTGTGACGGTGCATTTTGTAGAGGAAGGTTCAGAGCCCTCAGACTTCTGGGCCGCTTTGGGCCAGATGGACAGAAAGGCCTATGACTGCATGCTGCAAG ATCCTGGAAAGTACAACTTCACTCCCCGCCTTTTCCATCTGAGTGCCTCTTCTGGCAGATTTGAAGCGGAGGAGCTCCGGAGTCCGATCCGGCTGCCAGGGGTCGTGATGGCGATGCCCTTTGTCCAGGAAAGCCTGTACTCTGTTCCTCAACCAG CCTTATTCCTGCTTGACAACCGGTTAGAGGTCTACCTGTGGCAGAGAGGTCAGCCTGAGCAAACGGAGAGCTCTGCTGCAGCCTGGAGCCTCTGGCACAGCGAGAGAAAGTGTGCCATGCAGACGACTCTGCAGTACTGCAAAG AGATAAACCCGAGAAGGCCCCCACAGGCTTACCTCATCTTTGAGGGATCAGAGCCTCTCACCTTCACTAATGTCTTCCCCCGCTGGGAGAGGAACCATGGACCTCTCACACAG AGGGACTCGGGGGAAGTGAAGCTGACCTTGGTGCAGGACGCCCTGGCCCAGCTCATGAAGGCCCAGTACCCTGTGGAAGAGCTGCTGCGGAGCCCCTTACCTGCAGGCGTCGACCCGCAGCACCTGGAGGTCTACCTGTCTGACCAGGACTTCCAG GCTGTTTTGGAAATGAAGCGGGATGAATACGCCTCSCTTCCCAGCTGGAAGCAAACTGatctgaagaaaagcaaaggGTTGTTTTATTAG
- the svilc gene encoding supervillin isoform X3, translating into MSKAKKSLQSFEKQINTRINQRDMDASEKLVLEPRAERIARYKAERRRELAERYGDLEELPSKWVRRDGKELSNPATSARGGDLDSDGLGERVNGRTRDVTNGVKADGPAEPNYLRSQNCQDSANVPSEDGLLVHPGPDTPQLHTLVSVGQLRSSLLQQTEGGAGQEKLGPDPGQITSSLDLAAGSEGGRRRGRRYLQGSAGGRITSERFRTQPITANEMEESTGLLDADENDKKADVKTDDRAKMSVAAKMSLFKELEKSAASDSSGLLKPRSASSLHERRTRRNKDLRFLTQPITCEEVVSMSAPPAAVVPSGQSESVEVGDESCRMSMREKLALFNRLSGPGKNGSGPADGPPERRKQKGARYRTQPITVDEVSLLQKGPIQFPAFSLYPNLNDRQQASSVNLKPSEVPLTQPKSELLEPEPTQRGLQDHNSEPCLKGILKKSRPDDSEGSGTDGPELPPLNQQNGEDCTDLEMFGRTEGPEKPEPHRDTSVRVAPWRQRARDRRETPTQLPSDLDSQITSSVGNSSDAGTQGEEQSVGRLEEEDKPKQKAFVSVGNCSPNPQETAESLRGKEKSESPVLETPQCWTDMCFEAQEVSSPTKSLIQPQWRQKSKEAEPELQMEEAEERKTEQQSNKQEAEMNIERRSPAETDSCEISNRNMDPSDASKETVLHIDPPHEETPADGLKISDGGFCGSLPPPPAGGPTPCGDVAATETDQDLTILCQSSTPILSSAVTEHRRAVRPSRRTQGSRNPLRALAAREDIRQDYMGERDNSAAEERGQAEKNCKNSSSPDSHPVTSSEREMSKSFPPFSNLMLIHIKGKRQVQVRVVEPSVRSLNSGDCFLLVDPDHCILWSGEFANKEERAKALELAAFIQSQRELGCLASQVVHLQEGLNSDGPEAADFWSLLGGRKQYRGAGAPEEDELFEQGVVESNCVYSLMEDRLVPHEQAWASIPSTALLDSSEVLVFDFGSEVYLWHGRDVSPSRRSVALQLTHQVWVGEYDYSNCRVNPLDPTQCNPSVQPRGEGRPSWALLAVVTENNETALFREKFLSPMCGSDDTAEVASEGNAMQSLPVEPPSSDFLTPCDIKALASGGLLEGDASVRTVLSGVDVHRGRGVITLEKGHAMELRTVSVDTWHVQEFDDSEIQVESTGQLHEGDSYVIRWTYSITAFDNRNSQDECGNVSKPQENTAFFLWRGRHSSVSGRDTAAFLSIGMNNQEDSQLVVPQGKEPPCFLQLFQGGLVIHKGKQEEPASTAADWRLFCVRGELPEEALLLEGDCCCSSLRSRGSVVLLNSQQGVLYLWTGCKAHSSTREVSKRAVERLTEMSLSELGLCRSNPVTVHFVEEGSEPSDFWAALGQMDRKAYDCMLQDPGKYNFTPRLFHLSASSGRFEAEELRSPIRLPGVVMAMPFVQESLYSVPQPALFLLDNRLEVYLWQRGQPEQTESSAAAWSLWHSERKCAMQTTLQYCKEINPRRPPQAYLIFEGSEPLTFTNVFPRWERNHGPLTQRDSGEVKLTLVQDALAQLMKAQYPVEELLRSPLPAGVDPQHLEVYLSDQDFQAVLEMKRDEYASLPSWKQTDLKKSKGLFY; encoded by the exons Atgagcaaagcaaaaaaaagtcttcag TCATTTGAGAAACAGATAAACACCAGAATCAATCAGAGGGACATGGATGCATCAGAGAAGCTGGTTCTGGAGCCCAGAGCAGAGCGGATCGCCCGCTACAAGGCCGAGAGGAGGCGAGAGCTGGCCGAACGCTACGGAGACTTGGAGGAGCTTCCATCCAAGTGGGTGAGACGGGATGGAAAGGAGCTGAGCAACCCAGCGACCTCAGCACGTGGCGGGGACTTAGACTCAGACGGCCTCGGTGAAAGAGTGAACGGCAGAACCCGAGACGTTACAAATGGAGTCAAGGCCGACGGTCCTGCAGAGCCGAACTACCTGAGAAG CCAGAATTGCCAAGATTCTGCCAACGTCCCAAGTGAGGACGGGCTCCTTGTCCATCCAGGACCCGATACCCCGCAGCTCCACACTCTGGTGTCGGTGGGCCAGTTGAGGAGTTCCCTCCTCCAGCAGACAGAGGGCGGCGCAGGCCAGGAGAAACT TGGCCCCGATCCTGGCCAAATCACATCCTCTCTGGACCTGGCGGCTGGTTCTGAGGGAGGCCGGCGACGGGGCAGGCGCTACCTTCAGGGGTCAGCAGGGGGTCGCATAACCAGCGAGCGCTTCAGGacacagccaatcacagccaaCGAGATGGAGGAGAGCACCGG GCTCTTGGATGCAgatgaaaatgacaagaaaG CGGATGTGAAAACAGACGACAGAGCCAAAATGAGCGTGGCTGCCAAGATGTCTCTGTTTAAA GAACTGGAGAAGTCAGCTGCCTCCGACTCCTCAGGTCTGTTGAAGCCTCGCTCAGCCAGCAGCTTACATGAGCGGAGGACCCGACGTAACAAAGACCTCCGCTTTCTCACTCAGCCAATCACCTGCGAGGAAGTGGTTTCAATGAG tgctcctcctgcagcagtgGTCCCGTCTGGACAGTCTGAGTCAGTGGAGGTCGGAGATGAGAGCTGCAGGATGAGCATGAGGGAGAAGCTGGCCCTGTTCAACAGGCTGTCCGGACCTGGAAAGAACGGTTCCGGTCCCGCCGACGGACCACCAGAGAGGCGGAAACAGAAAGGAGCCCGGTACCGCACCCAGCCCATCACCGTGGACGAAGTCAGTCTG CTTCAGAAAGGCCCCATTCAGTTTCCCGCCTTCAGTTTGTACCCAAATCTGAATGACAGACAGCAGGCCTCGTCTGTTAACCTGAAACCCAGCGAGGTGCCCCTCACACAACCAAAGTCCGAACttttagaaccagaaccaacgcAACGGGGCTTGCAGGATCACAACTCTGAGCCGTGCTTGAAGGGGATCCTGAAGAAGAGCCGCCCCGACGACTCTGAGGGGAGCGGGACCGACGGGCCGGAGCTGCCGCCGCTCAACCAGCAGAATGGTGAAGACTGCACAGATCTGGAGATGTTTGGGAGGACAGAAGGACCCGAGAAGCCGGAGCCACACAGAGACACATCAGTCAGAGTAGCTCCATGGAGGCAGAGAGCTCGAGACAGGAGGGAGACCCCGACACAACTCCCATCTGATCTGGATTCACAGATCACTTCCTCTGTGGGAAACAGCTCTGATGCTGG AACACAAGGTGAAGAGCAGAGTGTTGGGAGGCTTGAGGAAGAAgacaaacccaaacaaaaagCTTTCGTTTCCGTCGGAAATTGTTCACCGAATCCACAAGAAACAGCAGAATCACTGAGAGGAAAA gaGAAATCAGAAAGCCCTGTTCTTGAGACGCCTCAGTGCTGG ACCGACATGTGCTTTGAGGCCCAGGAAGTCTCCTCTCCCACAAAGAGCCTGATCCAACCGCAGTGGAGACAGAAG AGTAAAGAAGCTGAGCCTGAGCTTCAGATGGAAGAAGCTGAAGAGAGGAAAACCGAGCAGCAGAGCAACAAGCAGGAAGCTGAGATGAACATCGAGAGAA GATCTCCTGCTGAAACGGACAGTTGTGAGATTTCCAACAGGAACATGGACCCCAGTGATGCTTCAAAAG agACCGTCCTGCACATCGACCCTCCTCATGAAGAGACGCCTGCTGATGGTTTGAAGATATCGGACGGAGGTTTCTGCGGCAGCCTGCCGCCTCCTCCAGCTGGGGGCCCCACACCATGCGGCGATGTTGCTGCTACGGAGACGGATCAGGACCTCACTATCCTCTGCCAAAGCAGCACGCCCAT ACTCAGCTCAGCGGTCACAGAGCACAGACGGGCGGTACGTCCGTCCCGTCGGACTCAGGGCTCCAGAAACCCGCTGAGGGCTCTGGCGGCCAGAGAGGACATCAGGCAGGACTACATGGGGGAAAGGGACAACAGTGCTGCAGAGGAGAGGGGCCAAGCAGAAAAAA ATTGTAAAAACTCTTCCTCACCAGATTCACATCCTGTCACATCCTCAGAGAGGGAGATGAGCAAGTCTTTCCCTCCGTTCAGCAACCTGATGCTTATTCACATCAAag GGAAGCGGCAGGTCCAGGTACGTGTGGTCGAACCCTCGGTCCGATCGCTGAACAGCGGAGACTGCTTCCTGCTCGTCGATCCCGATCATTGCATCCTGTGGAGCGGAGAGTTTGCCAACAAGGAGGAGAGAGCCAAG gctcTTGAGCTGGCCGCCTTCATCCAGAGCCAAAGGGAGCTCGGCTGTCTCGCCTCCCAGGTTGTCCACCTGCAGGAAGGGCTGAACTCTGACGGCCCTGAAGCTGCAGACTTCTGGAGTCTTCTTGGAGGAAGAAAACAGTACAGAG GTGCTGGTGCTCCAGAGGAGGATGAGCTGTTTGAACAAGGCGTAGTGGAGTCCAACTGTGTGTACAGCCTAATGGAGGACAGACTGGTGCCTCATGAACAGGCCTGGGCCTCCATCCCCAGCACCGCCCTGCTGGACTCCTCTGAG GTCCTGGTGTTTGATTTTGGCAGCGAGGTGTATCTGTGGCATGGACGCGATGTTTCACCCAGCAGGAGGAGCGTTGCTCTCCAGCTGACTCACCAGGTGTGGGTTGGAGAGTACGACTACAGCAACTGTCGAGTCAACCCACTGGATCCCACTCAGTGCAACCCCAGCGTTCAGCC GAGGGGAGAGGGCCGTCCCAGCTGGGCCCTGCTCGCCGTGGTTACCGAGAACAACGAGACGGCGCTGTTCAGGGAGAAGTTCCTGAGCCCGATGTGTGGAAGCGACGACACAGCGGAGGTCGCTTCAGAGGGGAATGCAATGCAG tcCCTCCCTGTTGAACCACCATCATCAGACTTCCTGACTCCCTGCGACATTAAAGCTCTGGCGTCCGGCGGGCTGCTGGAAGGAGACGCCTCAGTCCGGACCGTTCTGTCCGGGGTTGATGTTCATCGAGGACGGGGTGTCATCACCCTGGAGAAAGGCCATGCGATGGAGCTGAGGACCGTTTCCGTGGATACCTGGCACGTCCAGGAGTTTGACGACAGTGAAATTCAAGTGGAGAGCACGGGGCAGCTTCACGAAGGAGATTCCTACGTGATCCGCTGGACGTACAGCATCACTGCGTTTG ACAACAGGAATAGCCAGGATGAGTGTGGGAATGTTTCCAAACCACAGGAGAACACGGCGTTCTTCCTGTGGCGAGGACGGCATTCCAGTGTCAGCGGACGGGACACGGCAGCTTTTCTATCCATCGGGATGAACAACCAGGAAGACTCACAA ctgGTTGTTCCTCAGGGTAAGGAACCCCCCTGTTTCCTGCAGCTTTTCCAGGGAGGTCTGGTCATTCACAAGGGAAAGCAAGAGGAACCCGCCTCCACCGCAG CAGACTGGCGTCTGTTTTGCGTGCGAGGGGAGCTCCCAGAGGAGGCCTTACTGCTGGAGGGGGATTGCTGCTGTTCCAGCCTGAGGTCGAGGGGCTCCGTCGTCCTGCTGAACAGCCAGCAGGGGGTGCTGTATCTCTGGACCGGCTGTAAAGCCCACAGCAGCACCCGAGAAGTTAGTAAGAGGGCAGTGGAGCGTCTCACTGAAAT GAGTCTGTCAGAACTGGGCCTCTGCAGAAGCAACCCTGTGACGGTGCATTTTGTAGAGGAAGGTTCAGAGCCCTCAGACTTCTGGGCCGCTTTGGGCCAGATGGACAGAAAGGCCTATGACTGCATGCTGCAAG ATCCTGGAAAGTACAACTTCACTCCCCGCCTTTTCCATCTGAGTGCCTCTTCTGGCAGATTTGAAGCGGAGGAGCTCCGGAGTCCGATCCGGCTGCCAGGGGTCGTGATGGCGATGCCCTTTGTCCAGGAAAGCCTGTACTCTGTTCCTCAACCAG CCTTATTCCTGCTTGACAACCGGTTAGAGGTCTACCTGTGGCAGAGAGGTCAGCCTGAGCAAACGGAGAGCTCTGCTGCAGCCTGGAGCCTCTGGCACAGCGAGAGAAAGTGTGCCATGCAGACGACTCTGCAGTACTGCAAAG AGATAAACCCGAGAAGGCCCCCACAGGCTTACCTCATCTTTGAGGGATCAGAGCCTCTCACCTTCACTAATGTCTTCCCCCGCTGGGAGAGGAACCATGGACCTCTCACACAG AGGGACTCGGGGGAAGTGAAGCTGACCTTGGTGCAGGACGCCCTGGCCCAGCTCATGAAGGCCCAGTACCCTGTGGAAGAGCTGCTGCGGAGCCCCTTACCTGCAGGCGTCGACCCGCAGCACCTGGAGGTCTACCTGTCTGACCAGGACTTCCAG GCTGTTTTGGAAATGAAGCGGGATGAATACGCCTCSCTTCCCAGCTGGAAGCAAACTGatctgaagaaaagcaaaggGTTGTTTTATTAG